From Pyrenophora tritici-repentis strain M4 chromosome 1, whole genome shotgun sequence, the proteins below share one genomic window:
- a CDS encoding Actin-related protein 2-3 complex subunit 4 encodes MPAYHSVFLDEPNQQLIGNFALLPLRTRTRGPAIQLPALPADVTELTIDASHESYDPLDEILALFRANTFFRNFEIKGPADRVLIYGILYVSEVLGKIKPAMSRREAEKAVMNIALDTNFAIPGDAGFPLNQAFEAPADRNSAEVMRQYIMQMRQELATRLLNRVYADETNTPSKWWLSYTKRKFMGKAL; translated from the exons ATGCCT GCCTACCACTCCGTCTTCCTCGATGAGCCCAACCAGCAATTGATTG GCAACTTTGCCCTCCTTCCCTTACGCACAAGAACCCGCGGCCCTGCCATTCAACTGCCTGCTCTACCCGCCGATGTCACCGAGCTCACCATCGATGCCTCACACGAATCATACGACCCCTTAGACGAGATTCTCGCCCTCTTCCGCGCAAACACGTTTTTCCGCAACTTCGAAATCAAGGGACCAGCGGATCGCGTGCTCATCTATGGCATCCTATACGTGAGCGAGGTGCTGGGCAAGATCAAGCCGGCCATGTCAAGGAGAGAAGCCGAGAAG GCTGTCATGAATATTGCGCTTGACACCAACTTTGCGATCCCAGGCGATGCTGGATTCCCGCTGAACCAGGCTTTCGAGGCACCGGCCGACAGGAACTCGGCAGAAGTGATGCGACAGTACATTATGCAGATGCGACAGGAATTGGCCACACGGTTACTCAACCGTGTCTATGCTGACGAGACAAACACACCCAGCAAATGGTGGCTAAGCTACACCAAGAGGAAGTTCATGGGCAAGGCCTTGTAA
- a CDS encoding HolB, ATPase involved in DNA replication, producing the protein MSDFEDEMDVDAPTVDNSISFGGDQKKGKRSAANLPVEAEDSLPWVEKYRPNSLDDVEGHKDIIATINKFVDSNRLPHLLLYGPPGTGKTSTVLALARRIYGNKNMRQMVLELNASDDRGIDVVREQIKTFSSTKQIFAAAPRAGDSSLATFKLIILDEADAMTATAQMALRRIMEKYTANTRFCIIANYTHKLSPALLSRCTRFRFSPLKDQDIRNLVDKVIEDEKVNITQDATGSLVTLSKGDMRRALNVLQACHASSTPLQPPGRPAVDPNTIVRDQITQTTIYDCIAAPHPSDIKYILETLLSKNDMTECLRTVNNLKIMKGLALADILTAVSEELVTNDVPPQVMVTWMSGLADIEYRLSGGGSETIQTGAAIGVVRTGVELLENGKR; encoded by the exons ATGTCCGACTTTGAAGATGAAATGGACGTTGATGCGCCTACTGTGGACAACTCAATAAGCTTCGGCGGAGACCAAAAAAAGGGCAAACGGAGTGCTGCAAATCTGCCTGTAGAAGCTGAAGACTCACTACCATG GGTCGAAAAGTACAGACCAAACTCGCTAGACGATGTAGAAGGTCACAAGGACATAATAGCAACCATTAACAAGTTTGTCGACTCAAAC CGACTTCCCCATCTCCTGCTCTATGGCCCACCAGGAACTGGAAAAACCTCAACTGTCCTCGCACTTGCACGACGCATATACGGGAACAAGAACATGCGACAGATGGTGCTGGAGCTGAACGCTTCAGATGATAGAGGTATCGACGTCGTAAGAGAGCAGATCAAGACGTTTAGTAGCACCAAGCAAATCTTTGCTGCGGCACCCAGGGCTGGAGATTCGTCGCTCGCAACCTTCAAGCTCATCATCCTTGATGAGGCAGATGCCATGACTGCGACGGCCCAAATGGCACTGCGACGTATTATGGAGAAGTATACAGCAAACACACGCTTCTGTATCATTGCAAACTACACACACAAGCTCTCACCAGCACTACTCTCGCGGTGTACGAGGTTCCGATTCTCTCCTCTTAAAGACCAGGACATTAGGAACTTGGTCGACAAGGTCATTGAAGACGAAAAGGTCAACATCACACAGGACGCTACAGGCTCACTTGTCACGTTGAGTAAAGGAGATATGAGGCGAGCACTTAATGTGTTGCAGGCTTGTCACGCTTCGAGCACGCCGCTTCAGCCACCGGGAAGGCCAGCAGTAGACCCAAACACCATCGTGCGTGATCAGATCACTCAGACGACCATCTACGACTGTATAGCAGCCCCGCATCCCTCCGACATCAAGTACATTCTCGAAACGCTACTCTCAAAGAACGACATGACCGAATGTTTACGGACGGTTAATAACTTGAAGATAATGAAGGGACTGGCACTGGCAGATATTCTCACAGCGGTCAGCGAAGAGCTCGTCACCAACGATGTCCCTCCGCAGGTCATGGTCACATGGATGTCAGGCCTAGCAGACATCGAGTATAGGCTAAGTGGGGGTGGTAGTGAAACCATACAGACGGGCGCAGCAATTGGTGTTGTGAGGACAGGTGTAGAGCTACTAGAAAATGGAAAGAGGTGA
- a CDS encoding aminoglycoside phosphotransferase, which produces MNKSFALDPTRMNYEAHVLEKFSSSASPFPAALESSNVHAVWLFSYDKEPKLLEIEDNGSRNFKDAYTDKTLEIPLIGKDLAAWLAALHTCSQEMSLKLPGHIPDTNNNPIAVDIYRHSYRNLHTPLSLFGHDPQLAHRIDDEFGILLATENECICHGNFWPGNVLVHITENKTAKMTIVDWEIVRRGTSATDVGQFAAEAFLLDRFRGGRGLLPCFLAFVYHC; this is translated from the coding sequence ATGAACAAATCCTTCGCACTCGACCCGACGCGTATGAACTACGAAGCCCATGTCTTGGAGAAGTTTTCATCCTCAGCGAGTCCCTTCCCGGCGGCTCTAGAAAGCTCAAACGTACATGCAGTATGGCTGTTTAGCTACGACAAGGAACCTAAGCTGCTCGAGATTGAAGATAATGGTAGCCGCAACTTCAAAGACGCCTACACAGACAAGACGTTAGAAATCCCCCTCATTGGGAAGGACCTGGCGGCATGGCTTGCCGCACTACACACGTGTTCTCAAGAAATGTCACTCAAGCTACCAGGTCATATCCCGGATACAAACAACAACCCAATCGCCGTCGACATCTATAGACACTCTTACAGGAACCTGCATACACCACTCTCACTGTTTGGCCACGATCCCCAACTCGCTCACCGAATCGATGACGAGTTCGGGATACTCTTAGCGACAGAGAACGAATGTATCTGCCACGGGAATTTCTGGCCCGGTAACGTTCTCGTACACATCACGGAGAACAAAACAGCTAAGATGACAATCGTGGATTGGGAGATCGTTCGGCGAGGCACTAGTGCAACCGATGTAGGGCAGTTTGCGGCTGAGGCTTTCCTTCTCGACCGCTTCAGAGGTGGCAGGGGCTTGCTTCCCTGCTTTCTTGCGTTCGTATATCACTGCTAG
- a CDS encoding peptidase, producing MGKVSRAIAALLLGTQVAISTPLHPRLNTNELAQRNTSATAGDNVISVFIVEFANENETLSSFYASLEANGVHAKHRMDLSFRLFKGCSFQVTGSSANSTVSDSRSFLSKLQAVPQIGKVWPSEIIRRSPRPEDVTASTQNTRVKRQTQQEDTFSPHVMTQVDKLHNEGITGKGFRISVVDSGVDWTHEALGGCFGPGCLIEAGYDFIGDNYVPGSTLPQPDSDPMDNCVGHGTHVAGIIVAQSKGNKYGFTGSAPGAKLGMYRMWGCPGQSTNEIEFAAFARAVEEGADIISYSNGEESGWSQNFRAILVSRIVDSGIPVVVSEGNAGGKGLFYASTPATAVSATGAGAVTNSMFPTFLQQGSYKVGANSTDNSMTDFGLLMGTPPFAAETTLPLWYASNACSPLPDDTPDLKNRIVLVEFLDAKATGCYPQDQGTNIAAKGGRFMVYYEKTNSTMRDDPFVYSDGIEGVARVVPYHAERWISLLSQDTTVTVTMPANGSATHLEQLENNDNGGYVSGLLSTWGPSWELNMTPQLVAPGENILGTWPTAMGSYRVLTGTSMSSPLIAGVYALLGQVYGKIDEKRFRRMLTHTAKPLAWQDGKTVHPDILAPVPQQGAGIVQAWNAAHTTIELDVDSLMLNDTEHFVGTHTFSISNTGSTDEVLKMGHRKAVTMYTMRPNTDNLNLGGFPNAIVDSYASIAFSSDSITIPAGKSAEVTVTITPPTGVNATLLAVYSGFIGLGDKLTLPYMGVVGNMRDVPVIRSDNTFLAQGYGPVAANTTYTIPRPDPANPPATDSGSEQNDPNVYISPIVGMSLVHIDVLQGNVVLGELAGWPRMHLGRDEARGWFNGLLADGTVLDAGVYKMRVRALRIFGDEKRKEDWDVIETVEFGIKY from the coding sequence ATGGGAAAAGTCTCTCGCGCCATTGCGGCCCTTCTCCTGGGTACGCAGGTCGCCATCTCCACACCGCTTCATCCCCGGCTCAACACAAATGAACTTGCACAGCGCAACACATCAGCGACCGCAGGCGACAACGTCATCAGTGTGTTTATTGTTGAATTCGCGAACGAGAATGAGACTCTATCGTCCTTTTACGCGTCTCTCGAGGCCAACGGCGTGCACGCCAAACACCGGATGGACCTGAGCTTCCGTTTGTTCAAAGGCTGTTCGTTCCAAGTCACCGGTTCCAGCGCAAATTCAACCGTTTCTGATAGCAGGAGCTTCTTAAGCAAACTTCAGGCCGTGCCACAGATCGGGAAAGTATGGCCTTCCGAAATCATAAGGCGTTCACCACGTCCAGAGGATGTTACAGCATCTACTCAGAATACACGCGTCAAGCGACAAACACAACAAGAGGATACCTTCTCTCCGCATGTCATGACACAGGTTGACAAGCTTCATAACGAAGGTATAACAGGGAAGGGATTTCGCATCTCCGTTGTTGACAGCGGCGTCGACTGGACACACGAAGCACTTGGTGGCTGCTTTGGCCCAGGCTGTCTCATTGAAGCTGGCTACGACTTCATAGGCGACAACTACGTGCCTGGTTCAACACTGCCGCAGCCTGACAGCGATCCAATGGACAATTGCGTAGGACATGGGACTCACGTCGCAGGTATTATTGTGGCTCAGTCTAAGGGCAACAAGTACGGCTTTACCGGTTCTGCTCCTGGTGCAAAGCTTGGCATGTATCGCATGTGGGGATGCCCAGGGCAGTCCACGAACGAGATTGAGTTTGCGGCATTTGCTCGTGCTGTTGAGGAAGGTGCGGATATCATTTCATACTCTAATGGCGAGGAGTCTGGATGGTCGCAGAATTTCCGCGCCATCCTCGTCAGTCGCATTGTCGACTCTGGTATTCCAGTTGTGGTCTCCGAAGGCAACGCAGGTGGCAAGGGACTCTTTTATGCCAGCACGCCAGCGACTGCTGTCAGCGCTACAGGGGCTGGAGCGGTGACGAATTCCATGTTCCCTACATTTCTCCAGCAGGGCTCCTACAAGGTCGGCGCCAATTCCACGGACAATAGCATGACTGATTTCGGCTTGTTGATGGGCACTCCTCCGTTCGCAGCTGAAACCACTCTCCCACTGTGGTATGCTAGCAACGCCTGCAGCCCGTTGCCAGACGATACACCGGATCTGAAAAATCGTATCGTGCTTGTGGAGTTTTTGGATGCAAAAGCAACAGGATGCTACCCGCAAGATCAGGGTACCAACATTGCGGCAAAGGGCGGACGCTTCATGGTCTACTATGAAAAGACCAACTCGACGATGCGTGACGACCCGTTTGTCTATTCAGACGGTATCGAAGGAGTAGCCAGGGTTGTCCCGTATCACGCTGAACGTTGGATTTCTCTACTTTCGCAAGACACTACCGTCACGGTAACGATGCCCGCCAACGGATCTGCTACTCACCTCGAGCAGCTGGAGAACAATGATAACGGCGGATATGTCTCAGGCTTGTTGAGCACTTGGGGCCCAAGTTGGGAGCTCAACATGACACCTCAGCTCGTGGCACCCGGAGAAAACATTCTGGGCACATGGCCAACAGCTATGGGTAGCTACCGCGTCTTGACTGGCACGAGTATGTCGTCGCCACTGATTGCAGGTGTCTACGCACTGCTTGGTCAAGTGTATGGCAAAATCGATGAGAAGCGTTTCCGCAGGATGCTTACGCATACCGCCAAGCCACTCGCCTGGCAAGACGGCAAGACGGTACACCCTGACATCCTCGCCCCAGTTCCGCAACAAGGCGCTGGAATCGTACAAGCATGGAACGCCGCTCATACTACCATCGAGCTCGATGTCGATAGTCTCATGCTTAACGATACGGAGCACTTTGTCGGCACTCACACCTTCAGCATCTCCAACACCGGCTCCACTGACGAAGTGTTAAAGATGGGCCACAGAAAGGCCGTCACCATGTACACCATGAGACCTAATACTGATAATTTGAACCTCGGTGGCTTCCCCAACGCTATCGTCGATTCGTACGCTAGCATTGCCTTCTCGTCCGACAGCATCACGATTCCCGCAGGCAAGTCCGCCGAAGTTACCGTAACGATCACGCCACCCACCGGCGTCAATGCTACCTTGCTGGCTGTATACAGTGGATTCATTGGTTTGGGTGACAAACTTACACTTCCATACATGGGCGTTGTCGGCAACATGCGTGACGTGCCCGTCATCAGATCCGATAATACCTTCCTCGCACAAGGCTACGGTCCCGTAGCTGCAAACACCACTTACACGATTCCACGACCAGACCCAGCGAACCCGCCTGCTACTGACAGCGGCAGCGAACAGAACGATCCAAACGTATACATCAGTCCGATAGTTGGAATGAGCTTGGTACACATTGACGTTTTGCAAGGGAATGTGGTATTGGGAGAGTTGGCGGGATGGCCACGAATGCATCTGGGCAGAGATGAGGCCCGTGGTTGGTTCAATGGTTTGTTGGCCGATGGAACAGTGTTGGACGCGGGGGTGTATAAGATGAGAGTCAGGGCGTTGAGGATTTTTGGAGATGAGAAGCGCAAGGAAGATTGGGATGTGATCGAGACTGTCGAGTTTGGGATCAAATATTAA
- a CDS encoding putative GNAT family acetyltransferase has translation MTLTVCDVSDKDILRACEIEFVAYKDSPLAPILLSGPLPPDAVQQRARELTELREKDSTVHYQQCRDEATGKMVAFTKYVIVQNPDDVATPTDPPHIGPGRNVEATLMYAGGLAEKKREILGNRPHMYLHLLHTDPDHQGRGAGSLLLDWGIKRSDELGLPIYLESSAAGHRFYQNRGFKDVEFLTVNFTPWGGPIHQQPLMLREPLQR, from the exons ATGACACTTACAGTTTGCGACGTGTCTGACAAAGACATCCTCCGAGCGTGCGAGATCGAGTTTGTTGCCTACAAGGACAGCCCTCTTGCACCCATACTCCTATCTGGCCCACTTCCCCCAGATGCCGTGCAACAAAGAGCACGGGAACTGACAGAATTGAGGGAAAAAGACTCCACCGTTCACTACCAGCAGTGTCGCGATGAGGCTACGGGGAAGATGGTGGCTTTTACGAAGTATGTTATCGTTCAGAATCCGGATGACGTAGCTACCCCTACAGATCCACCGCACATCGGGCCTGGCAGAAACGTGGAAGCGACTCTGATGTACGCTGGTGGTTTGGCGGAGAAAAAAAGGGAGATCTTAGGAAACAGGCCGCACATGT ACCTTCATCTACTACACACCGACCCCGATCATCAAGGCCGCGGTGCAGGAAGCCTCCTTCTAGACTGGGGTATCAAGCGATCAGATGAGCTGGGCCTTCCCATTTATCTGGAATCTAGTGCTGCCGGCCATCGCTTCTACCAGAACCGTGGCTTCAAAGACGTGGAATTCCTCACAGTCAACTTCACGCCTTGGGGTGGACCTATCCACCAGCAGCCTTTGATGTTGCGCGAGCCTTTGCAGCGATAA
- a CDS encoding DDE-3 multi-domain protein has product MPGTGHRLQPAVLQAILDRIAACESDRAISRATGASRNTVAKLRLSLEFWGVPYPPRCVRLGRPSILRQAQREGLQAYLNGSPGAYMDEMRDFLYDEYDVRISLASVYRELEKMRWSRKLATKRAKEQSEPLRRLYLARMAQHYKAEQIVALDESACNERTGDRKYGWSPIGEPVELSHSFRRSERWSLLPAMTIDGYISYKIFQGAITSEILEDFLEFQVLPFCNPHPGPASVIVLDNASIHRSERVRVLCQSAGVLLEYLPPYSPDFNPIEKSFKQLKGWMKRNSAQAENFIDFGVFLEYAAQLVCCNINCRSWFHRCGYPY; this is encoded by the coding sequence atgccaggcaccggccaccgcttgcagcccgctgttctccaggctatcctcgaccgaattgctgcctgcgaaagtgatcgagccatctctagagctacaggtgcgagccgtaacacagtagcaaagctgaggttgagcttagagttttggggcgtgccttatccgccgcgctgcgttcgacttgggcggccatctatactccggcaagctcagcgcgaaggccttcaggcatacctcaatggctcaccgggcgcatacatggatgagatgagggacttcttgtacgacgagtacgacgttaggataagccttgcgagcgtttaccgagagctagagaagatgagatggtctcgcaagcttgcaacaaagcgggcaaaggagcagagtgagccactccgccgcctctatcttgccaggatggcgcaacactataaggcggagcagatcgttgcgttggacgagagcgcctgcaatgagcgtacgggcgaccgcaagtatggctggtctccaatcggggagccggtggagctatcacacagcttcaggcgatcagaacggtggtcgctgctgccagccatgacgatagatggctacataagctataagatctttcaaggcgcgattacatctgagatcctagaagacttcttagagtttcaagtgctgccgttctgcaatcctcacccagggccagcctcagtaatcgtgcttgataacgcctccatccatcgatcagagcgtgtacgggtgctttgccaaagtgctggagtactccttgagtatctgccgccatactcaccagatttcaaccccatcgagaagagctttaagcagctcaaggggtggatgaaaaggaattcagcgcaagcggagaacttcattgactttggggtctttcttgagtatgcagcgcagctggtgtgctgtaatattaactgcagaagctggttccataggtgtggctatccctattaa